TGGACCTGactgtcagtgtgtgtgtgtttctctccctCATTAGGCTGGAGCTGACAGCAGAGCCTGGCTGTCTTTCTGCCTTGCACAATATGCCTGGTCTGGGTGAGGCATTTGGGGACTGTTGAAAGAACAAGCAGGTGTTCTCAGGCTCTGCTAAATGTCACCCTACTCTCAGACTGGgagctggcctaccttcacatCCACGATGTGATAGTTGACTCGGAGCTCATACTTCTTTAGTACCTGCAGAAGGGCCTCCACTGTCTCACGGGAAGTAAAGAACTCCAAGTAGGCCTGTAGGAGACAGATGTCCATCAAATAAACCTAGCTCCTTGCCAGATGCTCCTCACCCTGATCCAATCAGCTTCCACATTCAGCTGACTGAACTGCCTTCCCTCTTGGCTGCTCAGGGAGGGAAGACCATTGGTTCACGTGCAGGAAACTGAGGGCATCAGGATTAGACCAGGATGAACCATGGAGTTGGCAAACACAGAAGGGAAGGGTAGGCAGGAGAGGTTTCTCAGTCTGTTCCAGTCTGAGGTATTGGCCACCAGGAAGAGAGGCATGTCAGGAGCTGAACACAGACAGCCAGTCTGACAAAGGACGAGAGagggaaagctgggtgtggtggtgcacacctttaaccccaacactcagaggctgaggtagaaggattgctatgagtttgaagccagccctggactacagaatgagttccaggtcatctatggctacagtaagaccctacctttaaaaaaaagaaaaagaaagctgggagtgatggcacatgcctttaatcccagcagaggtaagaggatcactgtgagttcgaggccaccctgaaactacatagtgaattccaggtcagcctggactagagtgagacccttcttggagtggggggggggggcgtgagaAAGAGGGCCTGGCCTCCCCGGTAGCTGAATGGCAATAGCACTGATGGTGCTCAGCAGGGTCCCCATGTCTGTCCGGACAAAGCTGGGCTTCTTTCCCAGAACACTGCAAGGTGGGCATTTTCTACCCACAGGAAACCAAGTCTGTGGAAGAAGTCAGCTGGTTATGCCAAAGGAAACAGTAGAGATGGTACTTAATTAAACCCAGACCTATTCTGAGTCCAGGGCCCAGGGGCTGTGGTTCAGAATGCAGTTTAACTCCAGCAGCCGTGGGAGAAAGCTTTCACGCACTAACTTCTTTGCTCCTCCCACAGGCTGAACACTATACCTGTGCATGCTTTGCTCTCTTTTATCCCTAGACATGAAATGCACCCACTTTAGAGATGACAAAATGAAGGCTCAGAGCGACTACTTCCCAGGTTTGATTTAAAGCTACTGCTTGTTCTGCTGTCACTCAAAATGCAGGACTCAGACACCCAGAACACAAAGGCCAGTGTTCTGTCATGGGCTCTAGGGAAGCTGTGGGTGCAATCAAGATAGGAAGCTCCAAGTATCCCAGCACACCTTCTGGAAGACGTAGCCCCCactgggaccccagcccacgaCGGGGTCAGAGCTCGGCTTCCCGTTGATGTTGGGCTGGGAGTTGATGGTGAGGATGCCCTGGCGGTTCACTCGCAGCAGCTCCTCCTTCATCAGGCTGGTCTCAGCTGCTAGGGGGTCATCGTTCCAGGGCAGGCAAGTCACCTGCAGGGGAAGGTGAGCTGGGAAGACATGGGTCTGGACCTGGGTCCCTCTTGCATAGTCCCCATCAAAGAGCCAGCCGGTCTCTGCCTCCATTAGCCCCTCCAGAGTAGGACATCTCACCCTTCTCCTTTGGCTGAGATGCTACGTCCACACCAGATAGGAAGTGGCTCAGAGGGTGGCATGTCCAGCCTAAAGCTAGAGACAGGCCAAGCTTCCAGGGATGCCATGTGCacactcactttgtagccttgcTCGTTTGGTTCTCCAGAGAGGTAGTGCTCGAAGACTTGGAAGACACTCTCCTCGCTGGTGAGCTCCTCGCCCCACATCTTTAGCAGCTCCTCCCTGGGGGACTTGCTCTTCAGGTAGAAGAGATAATAGTCCTTCAGCTCCCCGAAGGCTGGTGATGAGGAATTGCCCCTGGAAGGGACAGCCCGAGGTCAAGGCATACTCCTGCCCACGGGCTCCTGGGGGAGGGGCGCAGTGGCCCAACTCCTGCAAGTCCCATTCCCAACTCCTCCCAGACACCTGGAGTTGCCAGCAGGGCATGGTTGCCGCCCTCACCACCCTTACCAGCGGCCATTGGGAAAGTCATCCCAGTCCTGTGTTCGGTAGATGTAGCTCTTGGGTCTGGAGGACCAGAAGATGGGACGCACATCTTCCTCCCGGCGCTTGGGGTGTGCACTGATGGCCCAGGGCAGGGAACGCCTGGTGAGGAAGGAGCCAGAAAGGACAAGAGCTTGACTGTGAGCTAGAGGAAGGGGAGCACCAGCAAGCTTGGTTTGAGGGACTTGACTGAACCTCCATGGTATGCAGAAAGCTGCCTCTGAGGTGGACAGCAGGTCCTCAGTGACCCAGCTAGTCCTCTCTCAGCAGCTAGATATGGCGGCTGCTCTGACTTCCCCTGGACACCCACCCCTGGACCATCCCCCTCACCTGGGGTCCTCAGTCCACATGCCCAGGCACTTGAGCACCTCTGTGGTGGCCACCTCGCGGTTGAGGGTGTAAAAGTGGAGGCCTGGCACTAAGCCACTGTCCAGCAGCTCTCGGCACAGGTTCACAGCCAGCTCGATACCATAGTTGCGGATGGCTGCGTCATTGTCTTTGATGGGTTCAATCACATCCTTGATCTTCTGTGGCACCTCCAGCTTGGACAGCTTCACAAGCTGCCGAAGGGAGGAGTAGCCCTGTCCAAGGCACAAGGGTCATCTTCCACCCTGATCCCACCGGATTTCCTAAGTGAAGTGTCATGCGGAGggacccaagaaagccagatggtATGCTGTAGGGCCATGCTCAACTTCGTCCTGCTTTTTCCACTGGACCTCAGCGTCTACTAGCTGTATACAGCATTCTGCCCAGcgcagtgggcctcaaatccagccACTCCTAAACCTCACTGGCCACTAAAGTCGCCTGCCAAACAGGATGTAAAATACAGATTCCCAGGATCCAGCTGTGACAGAAGCTTAACAAATGGCTCTGATGATAGCTAAGTCTGGAAAACACTCATTTAACCaacatttccttcttccctccctccctcgcttccTTCCTAGACCTCATGcagtcaaggctggcctcaaatttccaATCCTCTGCTctcaatctcccaagtgctaggattacaggtgtgcaccgtcTTGCAGGCTGAACCAAAACCTTGAATGGCATCTGTCAGCAGGCCCAAGCACGAGGCTCTTACCAGACACTGCTGAGGTTTTAGGGAGGAAGGTAACCAAAGGGGGTACACAACAACGCGGGATGGGAACCTAACAGATGGAGCAAGAACTTCCATGTGACTCGGCACCTCCCCGGAGCCCTAGCCTAGGCCCACACCTGAATTGGAAAGATCCCGGGGAGGATGGGGCAGGTGATGCCTATCTCAGTGCAGGCCTTAACGAAGCTGAAGAAGGTGTCGGCCTCGAAGAAGAGCTGGGTGATGATGAAGTCGGCACCTGCAGATACCTTCGCCTTCAGGTGCTCCAGGTCATCTTCAAAGCTTTCTGCCTCGGGGTGGCCTCTGGGGTAACCTGCCGACACAGACGACAGTAAAGAGAGACCAGCTTCCACCCACCTACTCAAGTAGGGAACACAAGACTGCCTGGGCATAGTCCTCACACCTGGCAACCACAGTGTGGACCAGAGAAGCATGGGTGGCTGGGCTCACGGTGGGCCCTGGCTCTGCAGATGAG
The genomic region above belongs to Jaculus jaculus isolate mJacJac1 chromosome 5, mJacJac1.mat.Y.cur, whole genome shotgun sequence and contains:
- the Mthfr gene encoding methylenetetrahydrofolate reductase isoform X2, yielding MSQVSSCLTRSDSGSAAMVNEARGSGSSSGSESSKDSSRCSTPVLDPERHEKLREKMRRRMESGDKWFSLEFFPPRTTEGAVNLISRFDRMAAGGPLFIDVTWHPAGDPGSDKETSSMMIASTALNYCGLETILHMTCCRQRPEEITGHLHRAKQLGLKNIMALRGDPIGDRWEADEGGFSYAVDLVKHIRSEFGDYFDICVAGYPRGHPEAESFEDDLEHLKAKVSAGADFIITQLFFEADTFFSFVKACTEIGITCPILPGIFPIQGYSSLRQLVKLSKLEVPQKIKDVIEPIKDNDAAIRNYGIELAVNLCRELLDSGLVPGLHFYTLNREVATTEVLKCLGMWTEDPRRSLPWAISAHPKRREEDVRPIFWSSRPKSYIYRTQDWDDFPNGRWGNSSSPAFGELKDYYLFYLKSKSPREELLKMWGEELTSEESVFQVFEHYLSGEPNEQGYKVTCLPWNDDPLAAETSLMKEELLRVNRQGILTINSQPNINGKPSSDPVVGWGPSGGYVFQKAYLEFFTSRETVEALLQVLKKYELRVNYHIVDVKGENITNAPELQPNAVTWGIFPGREIVQPTVVDPVSFMFWKDEAFALWIEQWGKLYDEESPSRMIIQYIHDNYFLVNLVDNEFPLDSCLWQVVEDTFELLNRQTSNKRETEDL
- the Mthfr gene encoding methylenetetrahydrofolate reductase isoform X3; amino-acid sequence: MVNEARGSGSSSGSESSKDSSRCSTPVLDPERHEKLREKMRRRMESGDKWFSLEFFPPRTTEGAVNLISRFDRMAAGGPLFIDVTWHPAGDPGSDKETSSMMIASTALNYCGLETILHMTCCRQRPEEITGHLHRAKQLGLKNIMALRGDPIGDRWEADEGGFSYAVDLVKHIRSEFGDYFDICVAGYPRGHPEAESFEDDLEHLKAKVSAGADFIITQLFFEADTFFSFVKACTEIGITCPILPGIFPIQGYSSLRQLVKLSKLEVPQKIKDVIEPIKDNDAAIRNYGIELAVNLCRELLDSGLVPGLHFYTLNREVATTEVLKCLGMWTEDPRRSLPWAISAHPKRREEDVRPIFWSSRPKSYIYRTQDWDDFPNGRWGNSSSPAFGELKDYYLFYLKSKSPREELLKMWGEELTSEESVFQVFEHYLSGEPNEQGYKVTCLPWNDDPLAAETSLMKEELLRVNRQGILTINSQPNINGKPSSDPVVGWGPSGGYVFQKAYLEFFTSRETVEALLQVLKKYELRVNYHIVDVKGENITNAPELQPNAVTWGIFPGREIVQPTVVDPVSFMFWKDEAFALWIEQWGKLYDEESPSRMIIQYIHDNYFLVNLVDNEFPLDSCLWQVVEDTFELLNRQTSNKRETEDL
- the Mthfr gene encoding methylenetetrahydrofolate reductase isoform X1; translation: MDHRKAKVLPAGSLHSSLGMWASEAGIGRLSVPSSISSGSAAMVNEARGSGSSSGSESSKDSSRCSTPVLDPERHEKLREKMRRRMESGDKWFSLEFFPPRTTEGAVNLISRFDRMAAGGPLFIDVTWHPAGDPGSDKETSSMMIASTALNYCGLETILHMTCCRQRPEEITGHLHRAKQLGLKNIMALRGDPIGDRWEADEGGFSYAVDLVKHIRSEFGDYFDICVAGYPRGHPEAESFEDDLEHLKAKVSAGADFIITQLFFEADTFFSFVKACTEIGITCPILPGIFPIQGYSSLRQLVKLSKLEVPQKIKDVIEPIKDNDAAIRNYGIELAVNLCRELLDSGLVPGLHFYTLNREVATTEVLKCLGMWTEDPRRSLPWAISAHPKRREEDVRPIFWSSRPKSYIYRTQDWDDFPNGRWGNSSSPAFGELKDYYLFYLKSKSPREELLKMWGEELTSEESVFQVFEHYLSGEPNEQGYKVTCLPWNDDPLAAETSLMKEELLRVNRQGILTINSQPNINGKPSSDPVVGWGPSGGYVFQKAYLEFFTSRETVEALLQVLKKYELRVNYHIVDVKGENITNAPELQPNAVTWGIFPGREIVQPTVVDPVSFMFWKDEAFALWIEQWGKLYDEESPSRMIIQYIHDNYFLVNLVDNEFPLDSCLWQVVEDTFELLNRQTSNKRETEDL